Below is a genomic region from Eupeodes corollae chromosome 1, idEupCoro1.1, whole genome shotgun sequence.
TCCAGTTTGGgcagaaaaaaatgtacaatcATTTTGACATAACATTCAGAATTGACCGTAACTGTAACCATGGGCCAATAATGCCGATTGCCCGATTGTGGATAttgcacaccaaacagtcacacGTTCTGTTTGCAGAGGCTGCTCATAAAGTTCTCTCTGGTTAGTGGGGCTCCAATATcgcatgttttgtttgttcacatATCCTGAAATATGGAAATGTGCCTCGTCACAAAAGAAAACAAGGGCGTCCTGAGGTAAGTTTTCGAGGAAGGCTTCACATGCATTTTTTCGCACAACATAATCACGTGGATTAAGTTGTTGCACCACTGCCAATTTGTATGGGTGAAAATTAAGTTCCTTATGAAGAATTCGTTCCACTATGTGACGAGAAATCCCTAAAGCAGCCGAATGTTTGTGTGCAGATCGCCTAGGGGATTTTAAAATCGCCACCCTGACCCTTTCGGTGTTTTCTGGCGTCCTGACGGTTCTGGAAGGTCCATTGTGTTTCTTCTGCACACTACCAGTATCCATGAACGTCTCCACACACAAACAAATCGATTTCCGAACACTCACACGACCTGCACGTGCAATATTGAAATTGTTTCTGAAATCACGCTGAATTGCGATGATCGAACAcggctgaaaaaaaaaccttagataAGGTGCTTTCGAACAAGCCATAAACACACGCTCTACTATTATAAACCGCTCAGTTGCGAGAAATTAAGATAAGGAAGTAGCCACGCCCCACCCTGTATTATCGAATTTTGTTGcctaaaattacaaataaattacaattcAATAGCCAAAGGAATATGTGTTTAAGTCCCTTGCAACCACATTTGTGCACTACAATGGTCTGGGAATGAAGCCCAATATCACGGTGTTGAATCTATGTTTATCGAGTTTCGAATATTATTGTTGATTCATTTCTCTCTGTTGGGGGGATTCTTCTTAATATGAATCCCAGAGCAAAAATATGTCTTagctgaaaaaaagtttaaaatttcttgcAGTACCACAAcgcaattgaaaagaaaaaaaagagaacagttttttttgtatacctttagtgtttaattcttatttttacgTCTTGTCTCTAATAATGTTACAATCGAAGtgaattacaataattttttaagacacGAATGTGCCTTAGTCAAACCGACTATCTCGGTGGTGAAAACTATAAACTTAGTTTATATAAAGGTGAGATTAAGAATAGAGATTGTATGTCTTATAATATTCTCAacttcattattattaaaataaacaacttaatttaCGTTACGTTTAATAGTAACGCCTAAAGgcatgcaatatttttttttaaataattgagttCAAATAATCGTTTGAATATTATGAACTGCTACTTGACGTCAACATTCCGGCCTCCCTTTGCAGAAATGCAAAAAGTATAGAATCCATGCATCCGAAAAGTTGATAGATTTTACGTAGCGAGTCCATCGGTGGAGGTATTTTGTTAAAGAAGCGCCTCGATTCGCTactcaggaaaaaaaaaataagattagtAAATCCAACGTTGAGGGTTGTTTAAAGAGTGCCCTTACTCACTCAGACATGTTAGTGGGAATACAAAtgtcagttaaaaaaattaaatagataaatttattgattaaatttcaaaaggtGCTGTGCAGAACCgtcaataaaatatcaaaaataatgaatgcATTAAGTTAATtagcttaaatttattatttgttttgtgaaGCAAGATACACCTGGAACACTTCCTGGTCGACAGGCAAGAGACATAATTTAACTATAGGGCGTAGAATTTCGCCTTGTTGAGTTTTAACGGTAGCAACGCGAACCTTTCCATCTTTTCCAGGGTGAACAGCCACTATTTTTCCCAGTCGCCATTGAGTGGGTGGTAGATTTTCGTTGCGCACAACTACAACGTCTCCAACTTTGATATTACGCTTAGGAAATTTCCACTTTGTTCTTCGTTGAAGATCGGTCAAATATTCCTCCTTCCATCGTTTTGAAAAAGAGTATAAAATTTGCTGAACTCTTTCCCAATTCCTTAGTTTTGCAATTTCGCCAACTTGGCTTTCGGGTAAGGAGAGCAAGGGTgcaccttttaaaaaatgtcccgGTGTTAAGGGAAGAGGGTCAGAAGGGTTCTCACTAATCGGAGAAATAGGGCGGGAGTTCATACATGACTCAATTTTAACAAGCAGTGTGGAAAACTCTTCAAACGTTAGCCTGGAGTTTCCAACAACCTTCTTAAAGTGTGTTTTAAACGACTTTATACCAGCTTCCCATAGACCACCCATATGAGGAGAACCTGGTGGAATGAAATTCCACTTCAAATTCTTTGGTAGATAGAGTTTTTCAGCTTCCAGAGTAGCTTCTGATACGGCTTTTTTCAactccttttttaatattttattagcaGCAACAAAATTGGTGCCGTTATCAGAGAAAAGTTGTTGGGGAACACCTCTACGACCGACAAATCTATCAAGAGCAGCTAAAAACGACTCCGTTGAGAGACTTCCTGCCGCTTCTAAATGTACAGCTTTTGTACAGAGACAAATAAAAAGACAAGCATAACCTTTTATTGCTTGATAGAACCGACCCTTTTGAACCTTTAGTTCAAAGGGGCCAGCAAAATCCAATCCAACATGAGTGAATGGAAAGGAATAGTTAACCCTTTCGGGGGGAAGTGTTCCCATAATTTGGGTTTGAAGTTCCTTTTTgtgtaaaacacaaacaatgCAACTATtggtaaatgattttattaagttttttagttttggaatccAAAATGACTTTCGCATAAGGTACATGACTTGTTGGTTCCCTCCATGTAGGGAAATTTTATGGAAGAATCCTACTAGCAATTTCGACAACGGACATGAGTATGGCAATATTATTGGATATTTTTCATTGTAACTCAAATTTGCATTGGTTAAACGACCGTTGACTCTCATGATTAGGTCAGAGTCTAAGGTAGGGTTAAGCGATAAAATTGTACTATTTTTACTTAACGGTTTCGAGTTATATAGAGCGTTGAACTCTTCACTAAAATAGAAGCGTTGTGCTAGTACAACGAGTCGAGTTTTCACAAAAGTTAATTCATGATGAGTTAACTTAATAGAAAAGTATCTGAAAGGATAAAACCTTTTTCTTTTGCGAGAAGCTAGGTTAATAAATCTAAACAAATATGATATGACTTTTATAGCACGAGAGTAACATGAAAATCTTCTCAAAATATCATCATTTGTGTTTTGATTTActacaaagcttttaatttgtttgatttcaaggTTCCAATTGGGATCCTTTTGAATCTTCGTTATTGGCCAAGTTTCCTGGGAATTCTTTAACCAACTTGGACCATGTCACCATTGAACGttgtttattaaattctgaGGCATTACACCCCGGGAAGCGATGTCAGCTGGATTGTGTTCAGAAGGAACATGTTTCCAAATACAACCTGGCGGACTCTCAGTTTGTACTTTAGAGACCCGGTTTCGGACAAACGTTTCCAGTCGAGATGGGCAGTCACGAATCCAATAAAGGACAATCATTGAATCCGTCCAAAGGTAAACATGATAGTTTTTCAGGCGTAGACTACTTTGTACAGCGTTTACTAACCTTGTTAGCAAAACAGCTCCACAAAGCTCCAGCCGAGGTATGGAAATGGCTTTTAGGGGagctacttttgtttttgagcaaaGAAGGTTGATAAACACATTTCCAGATGAATCTGAAATCCTAGAGTAGACAGCAGCAGCATATGCACTTAGAGATGCATCGCAAAAGCCGTGTATTTCAACACACATATCTGGAGTATAATTGATCCATCTTGGAATTCTGATATCCTTTATTATAGGAAAGGATTCCACAAAATCTTTCCATGTCTCTAACCGAGTTGATTTTATGGGTGCATCCCACTCAGTTTTGTCTTTCCAGACATCTTgcaataaaatctttaataaaattgttgttggcGCAAGCCAAACTATAGGGTCATATATTTTAgctatatttgaaaaaagctcACGTTTAGTCAAAACAGTTGTTGAAGAAAATAGGTTACATCGAATATAGAAGCAATCTTCCCTTGCATTCCACCCTATACCTAGAACTTTCGAATGTGAATTCTCATCGAACATAAGAAAGTGTTGGTCTAAAACATCCCCCCTAGGAATGTTTTCCAACAAGCGAGGGTGGTTTGCAGTCCATTTTTTCAAGCAAAACCCTCCGGACAAAAGAAGTGCATTTAACTGAGTTTGAGCTTGAACAACAGTATCTAGATCGAACCCTCCAGAAAAAACGTCGTCCACATAAAAATCTGACAATACCATATCCTTTGCTAAAGGATATTGGTTTCCTTCATCAGAGGCAAGTTGATGTAATGTTCGGATTGCCAAATATGGAGCACAGTTAACTCCAAAAGTAAccctatttatttcaaaatcagccaaatcTGATTCTGAATTTGACGATCGAAAAATTATTCTTTGGAATCTATGATGATCGGGGTGAACATGTATTTGGCGATACATTTTCTCGATATCGCTATTAAAAACATAGGGATACTGTcgccattttaataaaatagtttgtagGTCATTTTGAAGAGCAGGACCGGTACACAAAAAATCGTTTAGGCTATGCCCTTTGTTGGTAGAAGCACTTGCGTTAAAAACGACTCTAACCTTTGTTGAAGCACTGTGCGGTTTAACCACAGCATGGTGCGGCAAATAAAAGTGCTGTGTGGAAAGATTTAATTCACCTTTTGACCTAAGCGTCATGTGCTTCAAAGAAATGTATTCGTTCAGAACTTTGTTATACTCTTCTCTGAGCGATATATCGCAAAGAAGACGCTTCTCTTGTCTCAGAAATTGTAAAACTGCGCTACTTCTGGAAAGACCTAAATCTGATATATTTAAGTGAGGCTTAAATGGAAGTTTCACTGTATAGCTGCCATCTAGATTGCGAGTTGTTGTATCCgtatacaatttttcacaaaatttatcttCGTTAGAAAAGGGTTTTATTTCTGGAACTTCTTCGAGTTCCCAAAATctctgaatttgtttttctaaacaaatctcactaaaaaatgtatgaaaagttGGTTTCTTTAAACCAACTTCACATGGTCCAGAAAGAACCCATCCGAAAACCGTATTTTGAGCAATTGGTGAAAAGTCCTTTTCTTTCTTAACACCTTCACGTAGAATAAGAGGGTAGATATCTGCTCCGATCAAAATGTCTATCGAAGCGGGTTTATCAAAGTTAGGATCTGCCAATCGTAATCCCTTGAGCTCAACCAAGTTTGATGCGTCAACAGACTGCGATGGCAAACTTCCTGTCAGCCTTTTCAAAACAACGGCTGAAACCGGTATATGTACATCAGGGTTGATGCGAGATTCGAGCGTGAGAGGACACATACTCGTTGAAAATTCGCTTTGAACTTGTCCAATGCCACAAATAGATGCATTGGTAGCCCGTGTAAAAAGCTTAAATCGGTTCACTACGGATTGTAAAATATAAGTAGCTTCAGAACCAGGGTCGATTAAAGCTCTCAAAAGAATGGTTTGATTatgaacattaattttaaccaaaGCTGTAGCtagtaaaatattcttttgctgGTTAACAAGGAAACTTTTAAGTGTAGACGAATTAGAATTTATATCCTTTTCTAAATCCAGCGTTGTTTGTTGTTCTATTTTCGAAGTGGACTGTATGGGGGTGGGGGTGGTAGCAAGAGGAGTTTGAGATAGAGGAGGTGATATTGTATCCTGAGatgattgtttttgttgggaAAAGTGAAGCAAACTGTGGTGCCTTCTACCGCACTTATCGCAAGAAACTTTACTTTTACACTCATACACCGCATGAGTGAGTGCAAGGCAGTTGTAGCAGTACTTTTGAACTTGTACTACTTTACGACGAGATGAAACATCCATGtccaaaaatttcttgcatgaACGCAAGGGATGATTGCTATTGCATACCTTACAACTGAAATTCTTTTGTTCAACATGAAAAGAGTTTacctttttggaatttaaattgGATGATTGATTCGCACTTTTACGGGGACATTGCTTGACTTCTTCAACAGATTCAAGTATCTTGTATCTCGAAGCAAGAAAATCATCCAAAGATTTCCATGTAggaatttcattttctttcggTAGACTttgctcaaaaagaaacaaagtgttTTCAGGGATCttttgagaaataataaaaataagaatcggATCCCAATTATCGGTTTTAACACCATAGCTTGAAAGGACCCCTAGACAATCACAAACGGTTCTATGAAGTTTTCTCAAAGCTGAGCCGCTTTCAGTTGAGATAGACGGTATAGAAAAAAGTGCTTTAAGCTGTGTGTTAATTAAGATGCGTTTATTCTCGTACTGAGATTTTAATGCATCCCACGCTAGCTTAAAATTATCTGCCGTCAgtgaaaacttttcaacaatgTCATGAGCTTCCTTCTTAGTTTTAAGGCGTAAATGGAATAACTTTTCTACATCACTAAGTCGGAGGTGAGCTATGTATATTGCTTGGAACATATCACGAAAAGTAGGCCAGCATTTATAATCACCTTCAAAACATTCAGCGTCGCAAGGTGGAACCCTAATTCCATATTCTAATTCAGATCTTTGAGGAGCAACAAGATCTTGTTTTGTATCCTTGTATGTACCCATGTCTATGGAATCTATAATACTACCTACAGTAGTGAAATAATTGGTTGAAACTGATAAATATTTCGATTTAATTGTCAACAGTTTTGTATCATCTAAACTTTTATCTTCGttcttcaaacattttgtataaactgAACGAAAACTATCCCATAATACCTCAAATTCTTTTTTCCAGACTTTGAGCATACCAGAAGTCATATTTTCTCTATTTGGTACATCACGAAAACTATTGATAGTTTCGTTTATTTGCTTCACGCACAAATAAAAATCGTCAGAAAAAGACATATCGAAAACGATAAAAAATGGTACACTTAATAGATCTCGAACGAAGAAAAAAGTTCACAACTAAAGcaataaactttcaaaatttctttttatttttatttaaatttcaataaaacgaGTTGTTAATTGaacgaaaatctaaaaaattatccCTTAATCAAAGAACAGAAAATCCTGAAAAGGATTAAAATACCGTAGATTGattgttcacaaaaaaaaaagttgaaaaggttttaaaaatcacCAGATCGAAGAAACCGTAAGATCGCgagatcaaaaaaaaactgtaacgaAACTGTACCTAAACCTTACGATCAAAATTTGTTCCAAATATGCTCACttcacaaatatatatatatgtatacttatATGAatcactttaaataattttcaataagatcaaaaatatactttataaaaaatcacaatcaattcaatactttaatttaatttgcaaaaataattgaatcaaatatatttatatttataattatgtatattttataatgcACAGCACCTACCTTGGGTTAGGGATATGGGATTTAAGAATAGAGATTGTATGTCTTATAATATTCTCAacttcattattattaaaataaacaacttaatttaCGTTACGTTTAATAGTAACGCCTAAAGgtatgcaatattttttttttaaataattgagttCAAATAATCGTTTGAATATTATAAACTGCTACTTGACGTCAACACTCTCTAACACCATTTGCTGGtcacaaaatagtttaaaacatAGCCTCCAAAATTGTTTCCCAATGACGATTTCCTCATGTAGATGGATTTGTAAACGGTACTATGAGAGATATTTATTTCCCAAACCAACAACACAATCTAAGATTTACTTTGCAACTTTTAGAAATACGAACTAATTGCAAAGTTGTTTTAGAAATTGGTGAAGTTTTTTTGTGAAGCACTTGGCACTTTTATCTTtaataatacttacttacttaaggtggcgctactagggcctcacccaacaaacttctccatctagttcggtccctagctagatgtctccagtttcgcgctccaagttgggtgaggtcacattccacttgtgcgcgccacctgatccgcgatcttcctctactgcgctgtcctgtgggtgcggattccaaaactttccgggtcggagcattggtttccatgcgctcttcgagacccagccatcttagtctttggacttttactcttatgtctaagtctacgtcgctgtacagcccgtacagctcgtcgttccatcttctcctccacttcccttcgatgcatacgggaccgtagatcacacgaagaacttttctctcgaagcggggatcataagggtcttatatagcaacactttggtccctcgagagaggactttaccactcaattgctttcttagtccaaagaaacagcggttagcaagagttattctgcgtatgatctcagcgctggtgttttttgcgtttacagcggagcctaggtagacgaagtccttgactacctccaAGTTACGTcggtcgattgtgacgttttgacgaagacgtcggtgttgtatgtcctttctagacgacagtatgtactttgttttgcctacttaaccgttaaacccatttttgccgcctctgcctcaatactcacaaaagccccattgacatcactctgagttcttccgattatgtcaatgtcatcagcatatgccagtaattggacagagttttgaaagatagtgcctctagtgttgacgtgtgagctctgcactattctttcaagcacgatgttaaaaaaatctcatgacagcgcatcaccttgtctaaaaccttttttgacatcgaaaggttctgttaagttgcttccaacctttatggagtagcgtgaattctccatggtcatcctgcacaaatggacgagtttggcagggatgccaaaactagacatggccctatacagctcgtccctgtagatgctgtcatatgcggccttgaaatcgatgaaaagatggtgggtgtcgatttggtgttcttgagtttttttcaggatctgcagagaagattttataggcaatgttaagtagacttatttcTCTattgttggtgcagtttagagggtctcctttttttgggatagggtaaacaatactgaggttccattcatcgggcatgctttcttccgaccatatcttacagataagttggtgcatgctacatcggctttattagacttcagcttagatatggcaatctttacttcgtctaagtcgggagggcgggattgttggctttcgtcgtctatgttgaatggatcatcctgcctgacagcgaaatttggttcgtcgtcgccgttatacagccTGCAGAAGtaatccttccatatcctcaggattgactgcggttccactatgatgtttccactttcgtctttgcagccttcggttctaggtttatgtacctgtgaatttcgtttcacctgttcataaaactttcgaacttcattcctgcttttaaacctctcaacaccTTCGACCGCACGCTCCTCATGCCCTGTCTTTTTCCTTCTGGGAAGTCGGCGTTTCTctagcctcttctgctcatagaactcatgagcagctctcgtcctttcaTGTTTAGctacatttgcctgccgacattcctcatcaaaccaggggttccttgttggtggctgtttgaaacccaaaAGACCTAAAATTTCGagtatctttttaaataacgaCTTCGATACACCGTTATCTCAAAGTTACTATAAGTTTAGTTAAGACCAagagtccgttgagaactaacagcttagtgacttacaactctcaaccattgctgtATGCGGGTAACTTTGTCAGAAATTGAGGTAACTAAGTTATTATAATGTTAGATTTTTGGCAATTACTGTAATTCGTAATACGGGCCTAATTAATTTACGCTGATTAAAATACCGACTTTATTAGTAATAGGTCCACTAAGgggatacaattttaatatcgttttagataaagtaatattattgcaattgatatttcagagaaatttgataaagtctgaCATCTtcatctcttatcgaaaattagTGCTTTCAGTGCGATGAAtcatttctttaataaaatacaatttgataAGGATCCTGTTCTGTATCCAAGAataaacccttttttttttaaagaagattagCATTTCAAACTCAACAGATATTCCATTTTTGTATGCATGATATACTAACCTCTTATCGcataatatatttattagacttttcaggatctttaaaaCGGAGAAAAGTAGTCTTATTTGGGTTCAAGAAATTCAGCTTTTTGaaacaatgttttctttagAGTTTTGGACTATAATGGAGATTATTCCATCAAGCAAGCCCCtcgaagtttgttgggtgaggccctagttcacacaggactgtagcaccaccttaagtaagtaagcccCCTTTGATTATAGAGAGTTAAACTCTGCTtccattcaatttaaatttaaagctaatattagcccgtaaaatacattttcagtTACTCATTATACTGTACGCAAATTATCTGTGTTCCAAAACCTGTTACCCTCATATTAACctcaattaaaaatcaaacgtaataataaca
It encodes:
- the LOC129953379 gene encoding uncharacterized protein LOC129953379, whose product is MRVNGRLTNANLSYNEKYPIILPYSCPLSKLLVGFFHKISLHGGNQQVMYLMRKSFWIPKLKNLIKSFTNSCIVCVLHKKELQTQIMGTLPPERVNYSFPFTHVGLDFAGPFELKVQKGRFYQAIKGYACLFICLCTKAVHLEAAGSLSTESFLAALDRFVGRRGVPQQLFSDNGTNFVAANKILKKELKKAVSEATLEAEKLYLPKNLKWNFIPPGSPHMGGLWEAGIKSFKTHFKKVVGNSRLTFEEFSTLLVKIESCMNSRPISPISENPSDPLPLTPGHFLKGAPLLSLPESQVGEIAKLRNWERVQQILYSFSKRWKEEYLTDLQRRTKWKFPKRNIKVGDVVVVRNENLPPTQWRLGKIVAVHPGKDGKVRVATVKTQQGEILRPIVKLCLLPVDQEVFQVYLASQNK
- the LOC129953428 gene encoding uncharacterized protein LOC129953428, which gives rise to MGTYKDTKQDLVAPQRSELEYGIRVPPCDAECFEGDYKCWPTFRDMFQAIYIAHLRLSDVEKLFHLRLKTKKEAHDIVEKFSLTADNFKLAWDALKSQYENKRILINTQLKALFSIPSISTESGSALRKLHRTVCDCLGVLSSYGVKTDNWDPILIFIISQKIPENTLFLFEQSLPKENEIPTWKSLDDFLASRYKILESVEEVKQCPRKSANQSSNLNSKKVNSFHVEQKNFSCKVCNSNHPLRSCKKFLDMDVSSRRKVVQVQKYCYNCLALTHAVYECKSKVSCDKCGRRHHSLLHFSQQKQSSQDTISPPLSQTPLATTPTPIQSTSKIEQQTTLDLEKDINSNSSTLKSFLVNQQKNILLATALVKINVHNQTILLRALIDPGSEATYILQSVVNRFKLFTRATNASICGIGQVQSEFSTSMCPLTLESRINPDVHIPVSAVVLKRLTGSLPSQSVDASNLVELKGLRLADPNFDKPASIDILIGADIYPLILREGVKKEKDFSPIAQNTVFGWVLSGPCERFWELEEVPEIKPFSNEDKFCEKLYTDTTTRNLDGSYTVKLPFKPHLNISDLGLSRSSAVLQFLRQEKRLLCDISLREEYNKVLNEYISLKHMTLRSKGELNLSTQHFYLPHHAVVKPHSASTKVRVVFNASASTNKGHSLNDFLCTGPALQNDLQTILLKWRQYPYVFNSDIEKMYRQIHVHPDHHRFQRIIFRSSNSESDLADFEINRVTFGVNCAPYLAIRTLHQLASDEGNQYPLAKDMVLSDFYVDDVFSGGFDLDTVVQAQTQLNALLLSGGFCLKKWTANHPRLLENIPRGDVLDQHFLMFDENSHSKVLGIGWNAREDCFYIRCNLFSSTTVLTKRELFSNIAKIYDPIVWLAPTTILLKILLQDVWKDKTEWDAPIKSTRLETWKDFVESFPIIKDIRIPRWINYTPDMCVEIHGFCDASLSAYAAAVYSRISDSSGNVFINLLCSKTKVAPLKAISIPRLELCGAVLLTRLVNAVQSSLRLKNYHVYLWTDSMIVLYWIRDCPSRLETFVRNRVSKVQTESPPGCIWKHVPSEHNPADIASRGVMPQNLINNVQW